One Ictalurus furcatus strain D&B chromosome 22, Billie_1.0, whole genome shotgun sequence genomic window, ttgttttttttttctttctcaggcGTATAATACACTTGAGCTGAGGCCATGGCTAAAAccgatatttttatataaataaagagtaCCTTTAATGCCGATTCAAGATGAGTTTGGTGTAATGACGAGCCGCGACCAGAGGAGGCGCAGGTGGCTCTTAACGCGAAAACATAACGAAGAAGAAGCTTCCGGAAGTGAGCGTGTGTGCGCTAAGCGTGCTTCCCTGTCAGTTTAAACCGGGTAGCTTCTCAGGCGAGTGAAAAcctgtttttctggattttagCGTATTACTTCGTACTGAACCGGGTTTGTGGATGCAGCGGGAGGAAATTCTGAGGATTTTACCGCCACGTTTTAGAACACACGAAATAAAGCGCTGCTAAATGTGGTGTCCAAGGTAACGGGTGTAATTTTAATACGAGTTCGCTAACGGACCCAGAGGACTTCCGGAGGAAAGGTGAGCTCTACCGTGGCGCTTCATTTGTGCGCGAACGTGCAATCTTATGAAAGATTTTTACTGTTTCAAAAGATAATGCTTTGAATCGGATAAACCGCCGCTCGAGCTCGCGACACGCGGTGTGCGCATGCGCAGGACTGCCGAAAGCGAAGCGTgtgcactgcgcatgcgcggggCCGCTTGTAAACAATGCGCGTCTCAGTGTGTCCTTATTGCATTGTGCGTCCTTTCTGAGCAGCTGCGGCGCGCATCGGACCCGGATGTGTTTGTCCGTCGTGCAGCACAGGAGCTGGATTTAATCCGGCCTGAACGGTGAGTAACGCTCACAGGGCCGCCGATCAGCCGGCACCGTCACCTCCACGCGCACAAAAGCGCTGTTTGACGTTACTCTGGGTGTGACACGTCTGTCTGGCTGTGCCGTCCTGAACTTCTCACACGTCTGACACTCATGCAGCTCCTCTCACACGTCTGTCTGATCTCACACGTCTTCTCATGGACATCTGCAGCAGATGGTCCACAGTGTGCATTGTACACGAGGTCCATCagtctgtttacattcacactaAAGGTTCCAGGAGTACTCTGGCATCTTatctccttcatctctctccactgcatcagagagagagagagagagagagagagagagagagagagattggctCGGACAGGAATCCCGACACGTTTCCTTGCTCTGAGGAAAAGCAGCAGCTGTGTACTCCTGTTAAATAAAGCCGTGAAGACGCCAGAGAAAGTTCTTATTGTGTGTCCAACAGTACAAAGTAGTTCTGGTTTCTTTACACGTTCATGAAGGCTTTTTGGTGTCGTTGGTACCCAGAACCATAAATTCCTCCCTGTGAAAAAGTAGTTCCATCTCTCCAACCGAAACGCGTGGAAGCGTGCGTACAAAAATGTGTTTCTTATAAAACAGCCGCCTTTAACCGATTTCCTTTTCTCAGCAGCATGGAGGCCGCTCTGACTCGGCTGAAGTCTCTGAGTGCCGACGAGCTCAGGGAGGAGATCCTCAAAGCGAACCTGAAGTGCGGCCCCATCACGGCCACCACGCGCGCCGTGTTCGAGCGCAAACTCGCCCGCGCCCTCGTCGGGAACGCCGGACTCTCCGCTCCGGAACCCGGAGGCTCGGCCGCCGCCCCGGCCGAAGAGGGGGAGGTCGGGTACCATCTCGGTCTCAACCCGCCTGAGGAGGAGCCACTGAGCGAGAAGAGCATGTCTCCGTCACGGCATGACGTCCAGACGCCGAACAGGACGCCTCAGACCACGCCCACGCTCTACTACGGGGTGTGTCCGCTGTGGGAGGACGTGTTGGCCAGAAACGGTGAGACCTCAACCTCAGTGTTCATCGCTGTTTAAAAAATGGCCGACACGTTGAGTCAGAATGCAGCTTCAACACACGTGAGAAGGGTGGAACTTGATCATAAACCACGTGTACGATGTATGATTATAGAGAGATTCGTAACGAGGGGTTACCGTGTGCTGCAGAAAGGGTTCACGTGTACGATGTATGATTATAGAGAGATTCGTAACGAGGGGTTACCGTGTGCTGCAGAAAGGGTTCACGTGTACGATGTTTGATTATAGAGAGATTCGTAACGAGGGGTTACCGTGTGCTGCAGAAAGGGTTCACGTGTACGATGTATGATTATAGAGAGATTCGTAACGAGGGGTTACCGTGTGCTGCAGAAAGGGTTCACGTGTACGATGTATGATTATAGAGAGATTCGTAACGAGGGGTTACCGTGTGCTGCAGAAAGGGTTCACGTGTACGATGTATGATTATAGAGAGATTCGTAACGAGGGGTTACCGTGTGCTGCAGAAAGGGTTCACGTGTACGATGTTTGATTATAGAGAGATTCGTAACGAGGGGTTACCGTGTGCTGCAGAAAGGGTTCACGTGTACGATGTATGATTATAGAGAGATTCGTAACGAGGGGTTACCGTGTGCTGCAGAAAGGGTTCACGTGTACGATGTTTGATTATAGAGAGATTCGTAACGAGGGGTTACCGTGTGCTGCAGAAAGGGTTCACGTGTACGATGTATGATTATAGAGAGATTCGTAACGAGGGGTTACCGTGTGCTGCAGAAAGGGTTCACGTGTACGATGTATGATTATAGAGAGATTCGTAACGAGGGGTTACCGTGTGCTGCAGAAAGGGTTCACGTGTACGATGTTTGATTATAGAGAGATTCGTAACGAGGGGTTACCGTGTGCTGCAGAAAGGGTTCACGTGTACGATGTATGATTATAGAGAGATTCGTAACGAGGGGTTACCGTGTGCTGCAGAAAGGGTTCACGTGTACGATGTATGATTATAGAGAGATTCATAACGAGGGGTTACCGTGTGCTGCAGAAAGGGTTCACGTGTACGATGTTTGATTATAGAGAGATTCGTAACGAGGGGTTACCGTGTGCTGCAGAAAGGGTTCACGTGTACGATGTATGATTATAGAGAGATTCGTAACGAGGGGTTACCGTGTGCTGCAGAAAGGGTTCACGTGTACGATGTTTGATTATAGAGAGATTCGTAACGAGGGGTTACCGTGTGCTGCAGAAAGGGTTCACGTGTACGATGTATGATTATAGAGAGATTCGTAACGAGGGGTTACCGTGTGCTGCAGAAAGGGTTCACGTGTACGATGTTTGATTATAGAGAGATTCGTAACGAGGGGTTACCGTGTGCTGCAGAAAGGGTTCACGTGTACGATGTATGATTATAGAGAGATTCATAACGAGGGGTTACCGTGTGCTGCAGAAAGGGTTCACGTGTATGATGTTTGATTATAGAGAGATTCGTAACGAGGGGTTACCGTGTGCTGCAGAAAGGGTTCACGTGTATGATGTTTAATTATAGAGAGATTCATAACGAGGGGTTACTGTGTGCTGCAGAAAGGGTTCACGTGTATGATGTTTAATTATAGAGAGATTCATAACGAGGGGTTACTGTGTGCTGCAGAAAAGGTTCACGTGTACATGGATAAGAAGGAGGCTCTGCAGGcggtgaagatgatgaagggCGCTCGCTTCAAGGCCTTCTCTACTCGAGAGGATGCTGAGAAGTTCGCCAAGGGACTCTGTGATTACTTCCCCTCCCCGAGCAAGTGCGCCCCCTGCGTGTCGCCCGTGAAGACTGCCCTCGTCTTCGGCAAAGGTGAGACGCACTTCCTGTTCCTTCACACACGACTTCTTTCCAGCATCCAAtaccaacctctctctctctctctgtctgtctgtctgtctctctgtctgtctgtccatcagaGGGCTCGTCTCTGGCGGAGACGGACGGGACGAACCGGGAAAAGGCGAACAGCTTCAAGAGTCCTCGTCCTCAGGACCTGACGGCGAGgctgcgagtgtgtgtggagcgAGGTGACGAGGTTGCCTTCACCGAGCTGGTGTGGAGCAACCCGCGCTACCTCATCGGCTCCGGAGACAACCCCACCGTGCTGCAGGTCAGAGCGCGCTGCGTAATCAACACGCTCCTCGCCGTATTCGCCGCCTTAGTGTGTCGGCTGTTTTTATTACACGTATTGAATCTGTCTCTAAGTCCGTTACCGTTACGGTGGAGCTCGGAGGGACCCGTCTCTTTAGGTACCATTACGGTGGAGCTCGGAGGGACCCGTCTCTTTAGGTACCGTTACGGTGGAGATCGGAGGGACCCGTCTCTTTAGGTACCGTTACGGTGGAGCTCGGAGGGACCCGTCTCTTTAGGTACCGTTACGGTGGAGATCGGAGGGACCCGTCTCTTTAGGTACCGTTACGGTGGAGATCGGAGGGACCCGTCTCTTTAGGTACCGTTACGGTGGAGCTCGGAGGGACCCGTCTCTTTAGGTACCGTTACGGTGGAGATCGGAGGGACCCGTCTCTTTAGGTACCGTTACGGTGGAGCTCGGAGGGACCCGTCTCTTTAGGTACCGTTACGGTGGAGATCGGAGGGACCCGTCTCTTTAGGTACCGTTACGGTGGAGCTCGGAGGGACCCGTCTCTTTAGGTACCGTTACGGTGGAGCTCGGAGGGACCCGTCTCTTTAGGTACCGTTACGGTGGAGCTCGGAGGGACCCGTCTCTTTAGGTACCGTTACGGTGGAGCTGAACGGTGGAGCTGAACGGCGGGTTTTGGAAACTCGGCAGAGCTGCTGCGTGGTGTTGACCTCGGCCACTGGAAGTGCTGGTGGGAAATGTCAGATGTTGCGGTCCTCTAGTTCCTGGCATGGCGGACCTCTCTGTTTGTGAGAGCCAACAGCTGGGGGTTTCATCTATTTTTAGACGGGTGATATGATAAGTTTACTGACTTGACTGCGAGCCCAGTTGTGCCAACCTGTGGGCattttagcttagcttagcttctCTGCAGTAGCGAGGGTCCACCTGGGTGTGGGAACGTCTCAGCTGTTTCTTCAGTACGTGGAAGCACCTCGGACCTCACAGCAGCAGCATCCTGCTGGATACTGGGGTAGTTTCTTACATggttttacgtgtgtgtgtgtgggtgtgtgtgtgtgtgtgtgttgtaggaggGCTGCAGGTATAATGTGATGCACGTTGCAGCGAAGGAGAACCAGGCGGGCGTGGCTCAGCTGCTGCTCGACACGCTGGAGAATCCGGACTTCATGCGCCTCATGTATCCCGACGATACGGAGAGCATGCTGCACCAGCGCATCCGCTACATCGTGGACCTGTACCTCAACACGCCCGATAAAGCCGTGAGTCGTGATGCGTGACGTCAgcgtcggtgtgtgtgtgtgtgtgtgtgtgtgtgttttaaacgtGGTTTGTTGTGTGTTCAGTGCTTCGAGACTCCGCTACACTTTGCGTGTAAGTTCGGTTGTGCGGCCGTGGTGAACGTCCTCTGCTCTCATCCCCACATCGACAAACACAGGAAGAACAAATACGACCAGCGACCCTGCGAGGTGCGTTTACCCACAGTGCTTTGCGGCCTGTAGAAcacggttgtgtgtgtgaaacatggCTTTGTTGTACCTGCTGCAGTCTTCTAGTCGTGTCTCTAATTCCAGATTATTTGTGAGcgaatgaaggaaaaaaacaaaatcccaGACATCAAGCAGAAGATCACGGAGTATCTGGAAGGtgatcgtttatttattttaattttcaccTTTTCACAGCATAACTGAttagagtttgtttgtttgtttatttatttatttatgtatgtattcaaACACGTGACTGTTTTGATGACGTTCCTGAGCCTGTTTCTGATTGGTCGTAGACCGGTGTTACGTGCCCCTCCTCCGAGCAGCCGATAACTCCGCCCAGCCCGTGATCGGCGCCCGCTGGTCACCTGAGCCGATGGAACACCGCTCACTGCAATTACCCAGAAGCCCCCGGGAACCCGTGATGGCGGTGAGGGCCTTCGCCGGCCCCCTGAGCCCCTCTAAAGTGAGTCGAGTCACAATCTCTCAGTcattctctctttgtctttacCTCTGCACAGTTACGTCTCTTTGCTTTTTGCGTGTCACAAAGATCTCAGCGTTACAGCGCTGTGTGTATATTTGCGTCTGTCAGGCGGACGAGTTCAGGCGTGTGTGGAAGACGCCCCCTAGAGAGCGGGCGGAGCATTTCCACCACATCCTCAAGTCGGACCCCGAGCGTGGAGCGGAGCGAGTCGGCAGGTCAGTGTGGAGAGagccatcgtgtgtgtgtgtactcgtACAGTTAACCTCAccgcactgtgtgtgtgtgtgtgtgtcacctgtAGAGACCTGGCGCATGAGCTGGGCCACCCCTGGGCTGAGTACTGGGATTTCTTGGACAGTTTTGTGGACTTGGTGTCAGTAGAGGGTCTGTGGCGATTGGAGGAGTTCCTGAGCAAGAAGGACTTCAGTGAGCGCGCTCGAGACCAGGCTGGAGAACTCAATAACAGCAACAAGTTCAGAACTCCGTCCCCGGGtaaagagaacacacacacacacacacacacacacacacacacacacacacacacacacagacgctgGAGAGATGTAGGTGTACTATAGGTGCAGGTGGAGGAAGGTGTTTTGTGCTTGCACGTGTGTGtgacgtgtgtgcgtgtgaaaaCGTTTCAGGAAAGCAGAAGTTGTTCAGTAACTCGGTGTCGGTCGGAGCGTTCCTGGACGAGACCGATATCTCGCTGGAGGAGATCAAGAACCGACAGAACGCGGCGCTCACCAGCATCTCGTCCTCCTCcgcttcctcctcttcctcctctgccTCCTGCTGCTCTAAAGACGACCTgggtgggcggggcttccacATCCTGCCTGTCTCACAAGACTCCGCCCTGATTGAGCCACGAAACCCCGCCTCTTCCTGCCCGCCATCGCCCATCTCCAACCTGATGGCGGAGTTCGAGCGTATGACGCTGCGCGAGCACCCGGTGGGAGGTGAACAGGAAGGGGCGGAGCTTTCGAGCACGAGTT contains:
- the ankle2 gene encoding ankyrin repeat and LEM domain-containing protein 2 isoform X2 gives rise to the protein MRRTAESEACALRMRGAACKQCASQCVLIALCVLSEQLRRASDPDVFVRRAAQELDLIRPERMEAALTRLKSLSADELREEILKANLKCGPITATTRAVFERKLARALVGNAGLSAPEPGGSAAAPAEEGEVGYHLGLNPPEEEPLSEKSMSPSRHDVQTPNRTPQTTPTLYYGVCPLWEDVLARNEKVHVYMDKKEALQAVKMMKGARFKAFSTREDAEKFAKGLCDYFPSPSKCAPCVSPVKTALVFGKEGSSLAETDGTNREKANSFKSPRPQDLTARLRVCVERGDEVAFTELVWSNPRYLIGSGDNPTVLQEGCRYNVMHVAAKENQAGVAQLLLDTLENPDFMRLMYPDDTESMLHQRIRYIVDLYLNTPDKACFETPLHFACKFGCAAVVNVLCSHPHIDKHRKNKYDQRPCEIICERMKEKNKIPDIKQKITEYLEDRCYVPLLRAADNSAQPVIGARWSPEPMEHRSLQLPRSPREPVMAVRAFAGPLSPSKADEFRRVWKTPPRERAEHFHHILKSDPERGAERVGRDLAHELGHPWAEYWDFLDSFVDLVSVEGLWRLEEFLSKKDFSERARDQAGELNNSNKFRTPSPGKQKLFSNSVSVGAFLDETDISLEEIKNRQNAALTSISSSSASSSSSSASCCSKDDLGGRGFHILPVSQDSALIEPRNPASSCPPSPISNLMAEFERMTLREHPVGGEQEGAELSSTSSDEYFLAQEGMEEEEQRARTRLGSNSERLLCSRSRSWDHTSSASSSTSGSYRSLERSNDLILTTPPRIRKGLFIEGDAPSRLDRDVFAAVGGVEIDPLKYPSIHKWKSTIESYTSAEMRSWQTPAVLKTHSRFQSLTPGSPVSRYSPARHAYSPDCTSPGRYSPAHCSYSPAHTSYIQRIRLKHLGDSPI
- the ankle2 gene encoding ankyrin repeat and LEM domain-containing protein 2 isoform X1, whose translation is MRRTAESEACALRMRGAACKQCASQCVLIALCVLSEQLRRASDPDVFVRRAAQELDLIRPERSMEAALTRLKSLSADELREEILKANLKCGPITATTRAVFERKLARALVGNAGLSAPEPGGSAAAPAEEGEVGYHLGLNPPEEEPLSEKSMSPSRHDVQTPNRTPQTTPTLYYGVCPLWEDVLARNEKVHVYMDKKEALQAVKMMKGARFKAFSTREDAEKFAKGLCDYFPSPSKCAPCVSPVKTALVFGKEGSSLAETDGTNREKANSFKSPRPQDLTARLRVCVERGDEVAFTELVWSNPRYLIGSGDNPTVLQEGCRYNVMHVAAKENQAGVAQLLLDTLENPDFMRLMYPDDTESMLHQRIRYIVDLYLNTPDKACFETPLHFACKFGCAAVVNVLCSHPHIDKHRKNKYDQRPCEIICERMKEKNKIPDIKQKITEYLEDRCYVPLLRAADNSAQPVIGARWSPEPMEHRSLQLPRSPREPVMAVRAFAGPLSPSKADEFRRVWKTPPRERAEHFHHILKSDPERGAERVGRDLAHELGHPWAEYWDFLDSFVDLVSVEGLWRLEEFLSKKDFSERARDQAGELNNSNKFRTPSPGKQKLFSNSVSVGAFLDETDISLEEIKNRQNAALTSISSSSASSSSSSASCCSKDDLGGRGFHILPVSQDSALIEPRNPASSCPPSPISNLMAEFERMTLREHPVGGEQEGAELSSTSSDEYFLAQEGMEEEEQRARTRLGSNSERLLCSRSRSWDHTSSASSSTSGSYRSLERSNDLILTTPPRIRKGLFIEGDAPSRLDRDVFAAVGGVEIDPLKYPSIHKWKSTIESYTSAEMRSWQTPAVLKTHSRFQSLTPGSPVSRYSPARHAYSPDCTSPGRYSPAHCSYSPAHTSYIQRIRLKHLGDSPI
- the ankle2 gene encoding ankyrin repeat and LEM domain-containing protein 2 isoform X3, with protein sequence MEAALTRLKSLSADELREEILKANLKCGPITATTRAVFERKLARALVGNAGLSAPEPGGSAAAPAEEGEVGYHLGLNPPEEEPLSEKSMSPSRHDVQTPNRTPQTTPTLYYGVCPLWEDVLARNEKVHVYMDKKEALQAVKMMKGARFKAFSTREDAEKFAKGLCDYFPSPSKCAPCVSPVKTALVFGKEGSSLAETDGTNREKANSFKSPRPQDLTARLRVCVERGDEVAFTELVWSNPRYLIGSGDNPTVLQEGCRYNVMHVAAKENQAGVAQLLLDTLENPDFMRLMYPDDTESMLHQRIRYIVDLYLNTPDKACFETPLHFACKFGCAAVVNVLCSHPHIDKHRKNKYDQRPCEIICERMKEKNKIPDIKQKITEYLEDRCYVPLLRAADNSAQPVIGARWSPEPMEHRSLQLPRSPREPVMAVRAFAGPLSPSKADEFRRVWKTPPRERAEHFHHILKSDPERGAERVGRDLAHELGHPWAEYWDFLDSFVDLVSVEGLWRLEEFLSKKDFSERARDQAGELNNSNKFRTPSPGKQKLFSNSVSVGAFLDETDISLEEIKNRQNAALTSISSSSASSSSSSASCCSKDDLGGRGFHILPVSQDSALIEPRNPASSCPPSPISNLMAEFERMTLREHPVGGEQEGAELSSTSSDEYFLAQEGMEEEEQRARTRLGSNSERLLCSRSRSWDHTSSASSSTSGSYRSLERSNDLILTTPPRIRKGLFIEGDAPSRLDRDVFAAVGGVEIDPLKYPSIHKWKSTIESYTSAEMRSWQTPAVLKTHSRFQSLTPGSPVSRYSPARHAYSPDCTSPGRYSPAHCSYSPAHTSYIQRIRLKHLGDSPI